In Carassius auratus strain Wakin unplaced genomic scaffold, ASM336829v1 scaf_tig00215336, whole genome shotgun sequence, one DNA window encodes the following:
- the LOC113094346 gene encoding uncharacterized protein LOC113094346, protein MEEFIKTTVYKEERFKGNKKETDITVHVLEKDLDACAFIQQRLTTINTSKDANFRTVNSASLQNQKNGYFLFSCKRSGACTQRSQRAKGCKAYVSFKKRTDWLNKLVIVERLYTIHSGHDPSSSSEGHLENISQELVKHIQDLISLVVKPDTILLKSHEWSKEQGHTDLNNRAYFVTPKDIENIRTCMMRKNQQHKDDATSTSRLLEGPFKDYVIFYQPYSPQTDLVIVLQTLSMRDNLQEYGRDIVFMDATHGVNQYGFPLFTLLVRDSHGHGIPVTYIILGNEKQETLHLALEELKPTFPVPPRNMNLRRNLRCFTASLRT, encoded by the exons ATGGAGGAATTCATAAAAACAACGGTCTACAAAGAGGAGCGCTTTAAAGGAAACAAAAAAGAGACTGATATAACAGTCCATGTTTTAGAAAAGGATTTAGATGCCTGTGCATTTATACAGCAAAGACTCACTACCATAAACACCTCCAAAGATGCCAACTTCAGGACTGTGAATTCTGCAAGTTTGCAAAATCAAAAAAATGGATATTTCTTGTTTTCATGCAAACGGTCTGGAGCATGCACGCAACGAAGTCAACGTGCCAAAGGATGCAAGGCCTATGTTTCCTTTAAAAAGAGGACAGACTGGCTCAACAAACTGGTTATAGTCGAAAGGCTTTACACCATTCATTCAGGACATGACCCATCAAGTTCTTCTGAGGGCCACTTAGAAAACATTAGTCAAGAGCTAGTCAAGCATATTCAGGATTTAATATCTCTTGTTGTTAAACCAGACACAATTCTCCTAAAATCACATGAGTGGTCAAAAGAACAAGGACATACTGATCTCAACAACCGAGCTTATTTTGTTACCCCAAAAGATATTGAAAATATTCGCACATGTATGATGCGAAAAAATCAGCAACACAAAGATGATGCCACTAGTACCTCACGCCTTCTGGAGGGCCCTTTTAAAGACTATGTTATTTTTTATCAGCCTTATAGTCCTCAAACAGATCTTGTCATAGTTCTGCAAACACTGTCCATGAGAGACAACCTTCAAGAATATGGAAGAGATATTGTTTTTATGGATGCGACACATGGTGTCAACCAGTACGGTTTTCCTTTATTTACATTACTTGTCAGGGACAGTCATGGTCATGGAATCCCTGTTACCTATATCATCTTGGGGAATGAAAAGCAAGAGACACTTCATTTGGCACTGGAAGAACTGAAACCAACATTTCCTGTACCTCCGAG GAACATGAATTTAAGAAGAAATCTGAGATGTTTCACTGCCAGTTTAAGAACTTAA